From Medicago truncatula cultivar Jemalong A17 chromosome 7, MtrunA17r5.0-ANR, whole genome shotgun sequence, a single genomic window includes:
- the LOC11432099 gene encoding uncharacterized protein — translation MMSAEITETSEQDQITPVPVEVSTNEEITEEAAVCRICLDVFDERNIFQMECSCKGDQRLVHEECLIKWFSTKGNKKCDVCLTEVQNLPANLVHVSRSVQLRNIQLSAWQKFVVLVLISTIGYFNFLVDLLCPDPKTRSIIIPAAVSFTLSLLASVFAFFLAIREYMALYALLEFGLVDVTLRLFYTLLHLAPIYSVPLSSVLGFGIAMGINYLYIRHANRRLQVSTNDIPV, via the exons ATGATGTCAGCAGAAATTACCGAGACCAGCGAGCAAG ATCAAATAACTCCCGTGCCAGTAGAAGTCAGTACCAATGAAGAAATTACTGAAGAGGCAGCAGTGTGCAGGATATGTCTTGATGTGTTCGATGAAAGAAATATCTTTCAAATGGAATGCAGTTGCAAAGGTGACCAAAGATTGGTGCATGAAGAATGTTTAATCAAATGGTTCAGCACAAAAGGAAACAAGAAATGTGATGTATGCTTGACAGAGGTTCAGAATTTACCGGCAAACTTGGTCCATGTGTCCCGCTCTGTACAACTAAGAAACATACAATTAAG TGCTTGGCAAAAATTTGTGGTGCTTGTCCTGATAAGCACAATAGGCTATTTTAACTTCCTTGTAGATCTACTG TGTCCTGATCCGAAGACTCGATCCATCATTATACCAGCGGCAGTTTCCTTTACATTGAGCCTCCTAGCATCTGTTTTTGCATTTTTCCTTG CTATCAGGGAGTATATGGCGCTATATGCTCTTCTTGAGTTTGGACTTGTGGATGTAACTTTGCGACTGTTTTATACTTTG TTGCATTTGGCGCCAATTTACTCTGTACCACTTTCATCAGTCTTAGGTTTTGGAATTGCTATGGGAATCAACTATTTGTATATCAGGCATGCGAATCGAAGACTTCAGGTCTCTACTAATGATATCCCAGTATGA